A single region of the Cytophagales bacterium genome encodes:
- a CDS encoding acyl-CoA thioesterase: MGGKMLHWMDIVAGITAIKHSNSIVTTVSVDSVSFAHPIKLGSIVTLEAQITRTYYSSMEVRIEVWAEDFLKGEKIKSNEAYYTFVAINKSGKTIEVPEIIPETEKETELYNDALRRRQLRLVLAGRMKPSEAKEVRSLFEL; this comes from the coding sequence ATGGGCGGAAAAATGCTTCACTGGATGGATATTGTTGCCGGTATTACAGCAATAAAACATTCAAACAGTATTGTAACGACCGTTTCTGTTGATAGCGTTAGTTTTGCTCATCCTATAAAATTAGGCAGTATTGTTACGCTGGAGGCACAGATAACAAGAACTTATTATTCATCAATGGAAGTGCGGATTGAAGTCTGGGCAGAGGACTTCCTGAAAGGGGAAAAAATCAAATCAAATGAAGCTTATTATACATTTGTTGCCATTAACAAATCAGGAAAAACAATTGAAGTACCGGAGATCATTCCTGAAACTGAAAAAGAAACAGAACTCTATAATGACGCCTTAAGAAGAAGGCAGTTGAGATTAGTTTTAGCTGGCAGGATGAAACCCAGTGAAGCTAAGGAGGTACGTAGCTTATTTGAGTTATGA
- a CDS encoding four helix bundle protein — translation MFKFKELTVFKKAFALAMEIFEISKTFPQEEKYGLTSQIRNSSRSVCSCIGEGYRKRQYPAHFVSKMSDADMENSETHVWTLFAFHCKYISEKTKNDWFEKEHEIGKMLNHMINYPEKYTRKKNN, via the coding sequence ATGTTTAAATTTAAAGAATTAACCGTTTTTAAAAAAGCCTTTGCCTTAGCAATGGAAATTTTTGAAATTTCAAAAACATTTCCACAAGAGGAAAAATATGGACTTACTTCTCAGATAAGGAATTCTTCCAGGTCTGTTTGTAGTTGCATTGGTGAGGGTTATAGAAAAAGACAATACCCTGCACACTTTGTTAGTAAAATGTCAGATGCAGATATGGAAAATAGTGAAACTCATGTTTGGACACTTTTTGCTTTTCATTGTAAATATATTTCTGAAAAAACTAAAAATGATTGGTTTGAAAAAGAACACGAGATTGGTAAAATGTTAAATCATATGATAAATTATCCTGAAAAATATACACGTAAAAAAAACAATTAA
- a CDS encoding AhpC/TSA family protein, with protein sequence MKNLSILILSLLFFASCNSKSNYEQKNNPNKSRDSESVRLEKNNTVDAIEVKKTDSEILNPNPNEGFVITAQIANLTGGTVYLEEIKGQNEFAVISTTQVDTKGRFDMNGKVTEPSFYRLRIANRGAVVLVLDNLTMHITADANDLNNTFKIKGSKDTKLLRKIDRIIFDFQNKVKAINQKYQSAMIARDKNAARAIQQEYNSLQANNISNVKKIINVNTSSVVAVYVALNFLKVDNDFVYLDSIKNIFEKKLPGSKFTKELVQRINSVGGSAIGRPAPDITMYNTEGKPVSLSSLKGKYVLVDFWASWCRPCRIENPNVVKAYLKYKDKGFEIFGVSLDNNKARWIQAIQADGLTWTHVSDLKGWKSSAAALYNVKSIPATFLLDKQGKIIAKNLRGRTLDSKLAEIYKGQ encoded by the coding sequence ATGAAAAATCTATCAATACTTATTTTATCCCTTTTGTTCTTTGCTTCCTGTAATAGCAAGAGCAACTATGAGCAGAAAAATAATCCCAATAAAAGCCGGGATTCCGAAAGTGTTCGTTTAGAAAAAAATAATACAGTTGATGCAATAGAAGTAAAAAAAACTGATTCGGAAATCCTGAATCCCAATCCGAATGAAGGATTTGTCATTACTGCCCAAATCGCAAACCTTACCGGAGGCACGGTTTATCTTGAAGAAATAAAAGGTCAGAATGAGTTTGCGGTTATCAGTACAACGCAGGTAGATACGAAAGGGAGGTTTGATATGAATGGAAAGGTAACGGAGCCTTCATTTTACCGTTTGAGAATAGCCAACAGGGGGGCTGTTGTCTTGGTTCTGGATAATCTTACTATGCACATTACTGCTGATGCAAATGATCTGAACAACACTTTTAAAATTAAAGGATCAAAAGATACGAAACTTTTAAGGAAAATTGACAGGATAATATTTGATTTTCAAAACAAAGTAAAAGCCATTAATCAAAAATATCAATCAGCTATGATCGCCAGGGATAAAAATGCTGCCCGGGCGATTCAACAGGAATATAATTCGCTCCAGGCTAATAATATCAGCAATGTGAAAAAAATCATCAACGTCAATACGAGTTCGGTTGTCGCTGTGTATGTTGCCCTTAATTTTTTAAAAGTTGATAATGATTTTGTTTACTTAGATAGCATTAAAAATATTTTTGAGAAAAAATTACCCGGTTCAAAATTTACAAAAGAGCTGGTCCAGAGAATTAATAGTGTAGGCGGATCTGCAATTGGCAGGCCGGCCCCGGACATTACCATGTACAACACTGAGGGAAAACCCGTATCATTATCCTCTTTAAAAGGTAAATATGTGTTGGTTGATTTCTGGGCTTCCTGGTGCAGGCCTTGCCGGATAGAAAACCCTAATGTTGTAAAAGCATATTTAAAATATAAAGACAAAGGTTTTGAGATATTTGGTGTTTCTTTGGATAATAATAAAGCAAGATGGATACAGGCCATTCAGGCTGACGGCTTAACATGGACCCATGTTTCTGATCTTAAAGGCTGGAAATCCTCAGCAGCCGCACTCTATAATGTAAAAAGCATTCCTGCTACTTTTCTGCTGGATAAACAAGGTAAAATTATTGCTAAAAATCTCAGGGGAAGGACACTGGATAGTAAGCTTGCGGAGATATACAAAGGACAGTAG
- the gatB gene encoding Asp-tRNA(Asn)/Glu-tRNA(Gln) amidotransferase subunit GatB: protein MKPTKIKNKYQAVIGLEVHCQLLTKSKAYSSDSTQYGNLPNTNLSVITLAHPGTLPKVNKKTVEYAVKLGLACNCKINRNNGFDRKNYFYPDLPKGYQITQDKKPLCTGGYIRIRIKDNDKKIGITRIHMEEDAGKSMHLDGEIDTLIDFNRAGVPLIEIVSEPEIRTSEEAYAYLAEIKKLVRYLDICDGNMEEGSLRCDANISVMLKGAKEFGTRVEVKNMNSFRNVQRAIEFEINRQTEVIENGKPIIHETRNFDAVTGKTKGMRTKEELNDYRYFPEPDLQPLVISEEWLKELEASIPSLPHQLYDRFVNEYGLPDYDANVLTDTKEVALYFATLCKHTKNYKAASNWVMGPVKSYLNELNLHIEQFPLAPESLSGIIELVEQDKVSHSAAVQKIFPAMLKANGKSAMQIAEEQNLIQQSDESSIQPVIDEVLSRFPEKIAEYKAGKLGLIGMFVGEVMKMTKGKANPKLTNELLRKRLE, encoded by the coding sequence ATGAAGCCGACTAAAATTAAAAACAAATACCAGGCAGTTATCGGCCTTGAAGTCCACTGCCAGTTGCTTACCAAAAGCAAAGCTTATTCTTCTGATTCTACCCAATACGGTAATTTACCCAATACCAATCTAAGCGTAATAACGCTTGCTCATCCGGGTACTTTACCCAAGGTCAATAAGAAAACGGTGGAATATGCTGTTAAGCTGGGCCTTGCCTGTAATTGTAAGATCAACCGCAATAACGGTTTTGACCGTAAAAATTATTTTTATCCCGATCTGCCGAAAGGCTATCAAATAACACAAGACAAAAAACCGCTATGTACCGGGGGGTATATTAGGATAAGAATTAAGGATAATGACAAAAAAATTGGTATTACCAGGATACACATGGAAGAAGATGCAGGAAAATCAATGCATCTTGATGGAGAAATTGATACATTAATAGATTTTAACAGGGCAGGAGTACCATTGATTGAGATTGTTTCTGAGCCTGAGATCAGAACCAGTGAGGAAGCTTATGCATACCTGGCTGAAATTAAAAAATTGGTTCGTTACCTCGATATTTGTGACGGCAATATGGAAGAAGGATCATTGCGTTGTGATGCAAATATTTCTGTGATGTTAAAAGGTGCTAAAGAATTTGGAACGAGAGTTGAAGTCAAAAATATGAACTCATTTCGTAACGTGCAAAGGGCAATTGAATTTGAGATTAACAGGCAAACAGAGGTAATAGAAAATGGCAAACCCATCATTCACGAAACACGTAATTTTGATGCGGTTACAGGAAAGACCAAAGGTATGCGGACTAAAGAGGAGCTCAATGACTACCGTTATTTCCCTGAACCGGATCTGCAGCCGCTTGTAATTTCTGAAGAATGGCTCAAAGAATTGGAAGCTTCCATCCCAAGCCTTCCTCATCAGTTGTATGACCGTTTTGTCAATGAATATGGATTGCCTGATTACGATGCCAACGTTTTGACTGACACAAAAGAGGTAGCTTTGTATTTTGCAACATTGTGTAAGCATACTAAAAATTATAAAGCAGCATCTAATTGGGTAATGGGTCCTGTGAAATCATATTTGAATGAACTAAATTTACATATTGAACAATTTCCTTTAGCACCTGAATCACTCTCTGGAATTATTGAATTGGTAGAACAGGATAAGGTCAGTCATTCTGCGGCTGTACAAAAAATTTTCCCGGCTATGCTGAAAGCTAACGGGAAATCTGCTATGCAAATCGCTGAGGAGCAAAATCTTATCCAGCAAAGTGATGAAAGCTCAATTCAGCCGGTAATTGATGAGGTTCTTTCAAGATTCCCTGAAAAAATTGCTGAATATAAAGCAGGAAAGTTAGGTTTAATAGGTATGTTTGTGGGTGAAGTCATGAAAATGACAAAAGGAAAGGCGAATCCGAAACTGACAAATGAATTATTAAGAAAAAGGTTGGAATGA
- a CDS encoding DUF4442 domain-containing protein, producing MLTSLTKANLSLKIFSLIKIPLIHYCRPKIIEINDQKVVVKIPLKKRTKNHFNSMYFGALAIGADVAGAFMAFYLVKKKKQKISLIFKDFKADFFKRPDDDVYFTCDEGHVISKIIDQTINTGERVDQPVNIIATVPSLSGDEPVAKFVLTISVKVRKSN from the coding sequence ATACTCACATCATTAACTAAAGCAAATTTATCTTTAAAAATTTTTAGCTTGATAAAGATACCTCTAATACATTATTGCAGACCTAAAATTATCGAAATTAATGATCAAAAAGTTGTCGTCAAGATCCCTCTCAAAAAAAGGACTAAAAATCACTTTAATAGTATGTATTTTGGCGCATTAGCAATAGGCGCTGATGTAGCTGGCGCTTTTATGGCTTTTTATTTAGTAAAGAAAAAAAAACAAAAGATATCCCTGATATTTAAAGATTTCAAAGCAGATTTTTTTAAAAGGCCAGATGATGATGTTTACTTTACTTGTGATGAAGGACATGTCATATCAAAAATAATAGATCAGACTATTAATACAGGTGAGCGAGTAGATCAACCAGTCAATATAATAGCTACCGTACCATCACTTAGCGGTGATGAGCCAGTTGCTAAATTTGTTCTGACGATTTCAGTTAAAGTTCGTAAATCCAATTGA